A window of Marinitoga sp. 1197 contains these coding sequences:
- a CDS encoding glycoside hydrolase family 65 protein, with amino-acid sequence MILSEKKWLLEENIFEISPVKETIFTLSNGYLGVRGTYEDLFYNETPGTYVAGIFDKSEASVKELVNFPYFWGLRLYIKYEYLNPFECNILEFKRILDMKQGILYKKMRLKDKKGRIMKIEGYRFLSMDKKNLALMTYTITSENFSDRITIETFIDGRTYNSTKHPKDRVKHYYLNNHILSEDYIYVEAWTKDEKNKIGILSTIETKSTFTKTSRNFIDFISQSIDIDLKVGESHTINIYTSILDSKRHNDLFNKNIKEINKAKKIGFENLLKNHYEKFKELWKIADIKIVGDEKADKSLRYNIFSLLSLANPEDELVSIGAKGLHGEGYKGHVFWDTEIYMLPFYIYEYPKAAKSFLMYRYHTLDKARENALKNGYRGAQYPWESADNGQEETPKWGEDYYGNKVRIWTGDIEYHITADIAYAIREYLRATDDWEFFVNYGAEIFFETARFWASRAEYNNEKDRYEINNVIGPDEFHEHVNNNFYTNYLAKWNIEKAFEYLNILKQKFPENYLKIIKKINLTNSELRIWKDVAEKLYIPWNKSSHLIEQFENYFKLEDFTISKYNEKNMPEWPEGIDLSNLNKYQLIKQADVLMLMHLLPEDFDFETKKVNFEYYEKRTMHKSSLSPSMYAIMGLAIGNHSKAYEYFMRTALVDLENNQGNTAFGLHAASAGGTWQSIIYGFGGMYIDNKEQITFNPWIPEHWKSLEFNIIYKNKLLNIKITQNSFDIKELPSLTATLNNLT; translated from the coding sequence ATGATTTTATCTGAAAAAAAATGGCTACTTGAAGAAAATATTTTTGAAATTTCTCCTGTAAAAGAAACTATTTTTACACTGTCTAATGGTTACTTGGGTGTTAGAGGCACTTACGAAGATCTATTTTATAATGAAACTCCTGGAACTTATGTTGCAGGTATTTTTGATAAATCAGAAGCATCTGTCAAGGAATTAGTTAATTTCCCTTATTTCTGGGGATTAAGACTTTATATAAAATATGAATATTTAAATCCATTTGAGTGCAATATATTAGAATTTAAAAGGATACTGGATATGAAACAAGGAATTTTATACAAAAAAATGAGATTAAAAGATAAAAAAGGAAGAATAATGAAAATTGAAGGTTACAGATTTTTAAGTATGGATAAAAAAAATTTAGCTTTAATGACTTATACTATAACTTCAGAAAATTTTAGCGACAGAATAACAATAGAAACATTTATCGATGGTAGAACTTATAATTCAACAAAACACCCTAAAGACCGCGTGAAGCACTACTATCTAAACAATCATATCTTATCAGAGGATTATATATATGTAGAAGCATGGACAAAAGACGAAAAAAATAAAATTGGAATATTATCAACCATAGAAACAAAAAGCACTTTTACAAAAACTTCAAGAAATTTCATCGACTTTATTTCTCAATCTATTGATATTGACTTAAAAGTTGGTGAAAGTCATACTATAAACATTTATACAAGCATTTTGGACTCCAAAAGACATAATGATTTATTTAATAAAAATATTAAAGAAATTAATAAAGCAAAAAAAATTGGTTTTGAAAATCTACTTAAAAATCATTATGAAAAATTTAAAGAATTATGGAAAATTGCTGATATAAAAATTGTTGGTGATGAAAAGGCTGATAAATCCTTACGATACAATATTTTTTCGTTACTTTCTCTCGCAAATCCTGAAGATGAATTGGTTAGTATTGGAGCTAAAGGATTGCACGGTGAAGGGTATAAAGGTCATGTTTTTTGGGACACTGAAATATACATGCTCCCATTTTATATATATGAATATCCAAAAGCAGCCAAATCATTTTTAATGTATAGATATCACACTCTTGATAAAGCAAGAGAAAATGCCTTGAAAAATGGATATAGAGGTGCCCAATATCCATGGGAATCTGCTGATAACGGACAGGAAGAGACTCCAAAATGGGGTGAGGATTATTATGGGAACAAAGTGCGAATATGGACTGGTGATATAGAATATCATATAACAGCTGACATTGCTTACGCAATAAGAGAATATCTTAGAGCTACTGATGATTGGGAATTTTTTGTAAATTATGGTGCAGAAATTTTTTTTGAGACAGCAAGATTTTGGGCTTCAAGAGCTGAATATAATAATGAAAAAGATAGATATGAAATTAATAATGTTATTGGGCCAGATGAATTTCACGAACATGTTAATAATAATTTTTACACGAATTATTTGGCTAAATGGAATATAGAAAAAGCTTTTGAATATTTAAATATACTAAAACAAAAATTTCCAGAAAATTATTTAAAAATAATAAAAAAAATAAATTTGACAAACAGTGAGTTAAGAATATGGAAAGATGTAGCTGAAAAATTATATATTCCATGGAATAAATCTTCTCACTTAATTGAACAATTCGAAAATTATTTTAAACTTGAAGATTTCACAATTAGTAAATACAATGAGAAAAATATGCCAGAATGGCCTGAAGGTATCGATTTATCTAATTTAAATAAATACCAGTTAATTAAGCAAGCTGATGTTCTAATGCTAATGCATTTGTTACCAGAAGATTTTGATTTTGAAACAAAAAAGGTAAATTTTGAATATTATGAAAAAAGAACCATGCATAAATCCTCTTTAAGCCCCAGTATGTATGCAATAATGGGATTGGCAATAGGTAATCACTCTAAAGCCTATGAATATTTTATGAGAACAGCTTTAGTCGATTTGGAAAATAATCAAGGAAATACAGCCTTTGGATTACATGCTGCAAGCGCTGGTGGAACCTGGCAATCTATAATTTATGGGTTTGGTGGAATGTATATTGATAATAAGGAACAAATTACTTTTAATCCCTGGATACCTGAACATTGGAAAAGTCTAGAATTTAACATTATTTATAAAAACAAATTATTAAATATTAAAATCACCCAAAATTCATTTGATATAAAAGAACTGCCCTCCCTTACTGCAACATTAAACAACCTCACATGA
- a CDS encoding HAD family hydrolase — translation MLEAVIFDMDGVITDTVPLHYKAWEKMFKNHGYEFNFNIYKEKVDGKPRIKGIASIASNENDEVLNSMAEEKQKYFLNLIENHPPKIFDDALYLINLLKKNSIKIAVASSSKNTKKILQSLNIYNLFDDVITGYDFKHGKPDPEIFLIASKRLNTKFQNCIVIEDAIEGINAGINAGMVTIGIARHGNEIELSHANLVVKSLNELNIEKLNILLQEAKI, via the coding sequence ATGTTAGAAGCTGTTATCTTTGATATGGATGGTGTAATTACAGATACAGTTCCTTTACATTACAAAGCATGGGAAAAAATGTTTAAAAATCATGGATATGAATTCAACTTTAATATTTACAAAGAAAAGGTCGATGGAAAACCGAGAATAAAAGGTATAGCATCAATTGCATCAAATGAAAATGATGAAGTTTTAAATAGTATGGCCGAAGAAAAACAAAAATATTTTTTAAATCTCATTGAAAATCATCCGCCAAAAATATTTGATGATGCTTTATATTTAATAAACTTATTAAAGAAAAATTCTATAAAAATCGCCGTTGCCTCTTCAAGTAAAAATACAAAAAAAATTTTACAGTCATTAAATATTTATAATTTATTTGATGATGTTATAACAGGATATGATTTTAAACACGGAAAACCTGATCCGGAAATTTTTTTAATAGCTTCTAAAAGATTAAATACTAAATTTCAAAATTGCATAGTAATTGAAGATGCTATTGAAGGAATAAATGCTGGAATAAATGCTGGAATGGTTACTATTGGAATAGCCCGACATGGGAATGAAATAGAATTGTCACATGCAAATCTAGTTGTAAAATCATTAAATGAATTAAATATTGAAAAACTAAATATTTTATTACAGGAGGCAAAAATATGA
- a CDS encoding carbohydrate ABC transporter permease yields the protein MSYKYAKIISYTVLIIYALISLFPFFWAFLISITPLNGINPDTGERFGIDIMQWPPKINLFKIPPQVFGTNATFENYKKIFEVVPLYSRWILNTIFYAVALTFGHLILDTLGGYAFARLKFPLKNFWFSLFLATMMVPFQVVMIPQYNLMVKFGLVNTYTGLILPKLTGVFGLFLMRQFFLNFPRELEEAARIDGAGIIKTFFTIVLPNAKPAMTALAIYTFLGAWNDFMWPLIITSDKTMYTLTMGLNFFKTSYYTFWQYMMAASILMTIPMIIIFLSFQNQFVESGKAAAIKG from the coding sequence ATGAGTTATAAATATGCAAAAATTATCTCCTACACTGTATTAATAATATACGCTTTAATTTCTTTATTTCCTTTTTTTTGGGCATTTTTAATTTCTATAACCCCTTTAAACGGAATAAATCCAGATACCGGTGAAAGATTTGGTATTGATATTATGCAATGGCCTCCAAAAATAAATCTTTTTAAAATTCCGCCTCAAGTATTCGGAACTAATGCTACATTTGAAAATTATAAAAAAATTTTTGAAGTAGTCCCTTTATATAGTCGATGGATATTAAATACTATTTTTTACGCTGTTGCTTTGACATTTGGTCACTTAATTTTAGATACTCTTGGAGGATATGCTTTTGCGCGTTTAAAATTTCCACTAAAAAATTTCTGGTTTTCTTTATTTCTGGCAACAATGATGGTGCCCTTTCAGGTTGTAATGATTCCTCAATATAATTTAATGGTTAAATTTGGCCTGGTAAACACCTATACAGGTTTAATATTACCTAAATTAACAGGTGTATTTGGATTATTTTTAATGAGGCAATTTTTTTTAAATTTTCCAAGAGAATTAGAAGAAGCTGCAAGAATTGATGGAGCAGGAATTATTAAAACATTTTTTACTATAGTATTGCCAAATGCCAAACCTGCTATGACTGCACTTGCAATTTATACTTTTTTAGGCGCCTGGAACGATTTTATGTGGCCACTAATAATTACCTCTGATAAAACGATGTATACATTAACTATGGGATTAAACTTTTTCAAAACATCTTATTATACTTTTTGGCAATATATGATGGCAGCATCTATTTTAATGACAATACCTATGATAATTATCTTTTTATCTTTCCAAAATCAATTTGTAGAATCAGGAAAAGCAGCTGCAATAAAAGGTTAG
- a CDS encoding carbohydrate ABC transporter permease — protein MKVQWKTKEALIGYLFASPIILSIIIFTIYPIFAAFYYSFTDYNPLNARNLEVLFNPQETLEFHLGMFQNEIKNINEIKNNFDLMTYIKSDVGINLDEKKEEIIKKYFNTNKLLNDFISGKLNKEMKISQFMSIYLDKGASSFKKYIPNFLGFENFKRMFKDQYFKISLFNAFFYSIIVVPVQTLLAIVLAVAANSKIKGVKFFKATFFIPSITSSAAISMIFWMLYSRPGILNRFLSLFGFQPIAWLENPNTALPAIMVMNIWTTAGYFMITFLAGLQDIPVSIYEAARIDGASSSKIFWKITIPMLRPQILFVMIMGTIGTMQVFDQIYFLIKNMRNITISYYIYKNAFEYGNMGYASALALILFSIILTITFLQRKFIREEY, from the coding sequence ATGAAAGTTCAATGGAAAACAAAAGAAGCTTTAATCGGTTATTTATTTGCTTCGCCTATTATTCTATCAATAATAATTTTTACAATATATCCGATATTTGCAGCATTTTATTATAGCTTTACTGATTACAATCCATTAAATGCAAGAAATTTGGAAGTTCTATTTAATCCCCAGGAAACTTTAGAATTTCATTTAGGAATGTTCCAAAATGAGATAAAAAATATTAATGAAATTAAAAATAATTTTGATTTGATGACATATATAAAATCTGACGTTGGAATAAATTTGGATGAAAAAAAAGAAGAAATAATAAAAAAATATTTTAATACTAATAAGTTATTAAATGACTTTATTTCTGGTAAGTTAAATAAAGAAATGAAAATTTCTCAATTCATGTCTATTTATCTGGATAAAGGTGCATCTTCGTTTAAAAAATATATTCCAAATTTTTTGGGTTTTGAAAATTTTAAACGTATGTTCAAAGACCAATATTTTAAAATATCTTTATTTAATGCTTTTTTTTATTCTATTATAGTTGTTCCAGTTCAAACATTATTAGCAATAGTTTTAGCCGTAGCAGCAAATTCTAAAATAAAAGGTGTAAAATTTTTCAAAGCAACATTTTTCATACCATCAATTACTTCTTCAGCTGCGATATCAATGATTTTCTGGATGTTATATTCGCGTCCGGGAATTTTAAATAGATTTTTGTCTTTATTCGGATTTCAGCCTATTGCATGGTTGGAAAATCCAAATACAGCATTACCAGCTATTATGGTTATGAATATCTGGACCACTGCAGGTTATTTTATGATTACTTTTTTAGCTGGTTTACAGGATATCCCTGTCTCAATATATGAGGCCGCAAGAATTGACGGCGCTTCCTCATCTAAAATTTTTTGGAAAATAACTATTCCCATGTTGCGCCCACAAATATTATTTGTAATGATAATGGGAACAATTGGAACGATGCAAGTTTTTGATCAAATCTATTTTTTGATAAAAAACATGAGAAATATAACTATATCTTATTATATTTATAAAAATGCATTTGAATATGGAAATATGGGTTATGCTTCTGCATTGGCATTAATATTATTTTCAATTATTTTAACAATAACTTTCTTACAGAGAAAGTTCATTCGAGAAGAATATTGA